The nucleotide sequence CCGACCTGCTCTCCGTCCCCCACGGCGGCGAGCTGCGCGGCCCCGACAGCGCCCGCGCCTGCCTCGACGACCTCCACGCCGACCGGCTGGGGCACGGTATCCGCTCGGCCGAGGACCCCGCGCTGGTCCGGCGGGTCGTCGAGTTGCAGATCACCCTGGAGGTCTGCCCAGCCTCCAACGTCAGCCTCGGCGTCTACGCGACGCCCGAGGACGTGCCACTGCGCGCGCTGGCCGACGCGGGGGCGCGCATCGCCCTGGGCGCCGACGACCCGCTGCTGTTCGGGTCGCGGCTGCTGGACCAGTACGAGACCGCCCGGCACGTGCACGGCTTCTCCGACGCGGAGCTGGCCGCGCTGGCCCGCGGCTCCATCGAGGGCTCCGCCGCCCCGTCCGACGTCCGCAAAGTCCTCCTCGAAGGCGTCGACGCCTGGCTGACGTCCTGAGGTCCTCGCTCGCAGCGTTGGCCGGGGGGTTGCCGAGTTAGGCGTCCCCCTGCTGCCCATTGTCTTAGCCGCGCACCCGCGCCTCAAGCGGACTATGGGGCGCTTCGCGCCGTCGATGACCGCTTGACCCGCGCGCACGCGGCCTAAGAACTGGCAGCTATCAGGGGGACGGGGAAGAACCGGGCACACCTCGATCTAGGTCACCGTCGTCCCGGCCGCCAGATGCTCAATAAACCGGCCGATACCCGAATTCCGGCGAGTGCGGGCCAGATCCGGGCAGTACGCGCCGGAAATTCGAGTATCCGCCCGTTTCACCAGCACGACGGTGAGACCTCACCCGCCACCGAGGCACCTCACCCGCCACAACACCACACCCGGGCGCCGAACCGGCCGCTATCCGGTCCTCACGCGAGTGAGGTACTCCCCACGCGAGTGAGGACCGTCGCCACACTCCCCCCGTCCCCCTGATAGTTGCCAGTTCTTAGAGGGCGTCTGATCCGTTGATGTTCTGGTTGTGAGGTTGGCTGGTGTTCGGGTCCTCGTTCTTGGGCGGGTGGTGTGGTAGGGCTCGTCGTTGTGATGTCCAGGGCGCCGTACCGTAGCGATCTGTCCGATGCCCGGTGGGCGCTGATCGAGCCGGTCATGTCCGGGTGGCGTGCGGCCCGGCGCGGGCTGGGGATCAGTGAGCCCGTCCATGACCTGCGAGAGATCGTCAACGCGATCTTGTACGTGAACCGGACCGGCATCGCCTGGGAGTACTTGCCGCACGATTTCCCGCCGTTCAAGACCGTCTATGACTACTACGCCAAGTGGGAGAAGGACGGGACGACGGAGAAGATCCATGACCTGCTGCGCGGCACGGCGCGCGCAGCGGCCGGGCGGGCCAGTGAGCCCAGCGCGGCGATCCTGGACGCGCAGTCGGTGAAGACGTCGTCGAATGTGGCCGAGTCCGATCAGGGCATCGATGCGGGCAAGAAGATCAAGGGACGCAAGCGGCATATCGCCACCGACACGCTGGGGCTGCTGCTGGTGGTGTTGATCACCGCGGCCAGCGTGCACGACACCGCAGGTGGGCGTGACCTGGTTGATCGCCTCGCCGATCGCCACGCGGGCGTGTCCAAGGCTTGGGTGGACCGCGGCTACCGCGCCAGCGTCGCCCAGCGTGGTGTCGATCGCGGTATCGACGTTCAGGTCGTCCAGAAAGACCCCGGGCTGAAGGGCTTCCACCCGACTCTGCGCTGGCCCGTGGAGCGCACCTTCGGCTGGCTGATGCTGCATCGTCGATTAGTCCGAGATTACGAGACGCTCCCAGAACGTTCCCGCACCATGATCCACTGGGCGATGATCGACAACATGAGCCGCCGGATCACCGGCGAAACCATCCAAACCTGGCGCGACGAACCAGCCAACTCAGGCGCACCCCCACAGATCTAGACCAGACGCCCTCTTAGACCGGGGACGCGCG is from Jiangella alkaliphila and encodes:
- a CDS encoding IS5 family transposase gives rise to the protein MMSRAPYRSDLSDARWALIEPVMSGWRAARRGLGISEPVHDLREIVNAILYVNRTGIAWEYLPHDFPPFKTVYDYYAKWEKDGTTEKIHDLLRGTARAAAGRASEPSAAILDAQSVKTSSNVAESDQGIDAGKKIKGRKRHIATDTLGLLLVVLITAASVHDTAGGRDLVDRLADRHAGVSKAWVDRGYRASVAQRGVDRGIDVQVVQKDPGLKGFHPTLRWPVERTFGWLMLHRRLVRDYETLPERSRTMIHWAMIDNMSRRITGETIQTWRDEPANSGAPPQI